In Ancalomicrobiaceae bacterium S20, the following proteins share a genomic window:
- a CDS encoding nickel/cobalt efflux transporter gives MPDIVALIQAGAANPWIYLPAAVLLGALHALEPGHSKSMMAAFIVAVRGTPAQAVLLGVSAAVGHTIVVWALAIVGLWLGDRLILDRAEPWLVLVSGLMVMGLAWRVLSLVHGHEHDHEHADEHDHDHPHDHAHHHDHHHHHGHDHAHAAAPAGLDPHAAAHARAIETSIRGRRVTNIDIAWFGFTGGLLPCPAAIAVLFICLQLKQFALGIGMVAAFSVGLAVTLVSVGLVAAWGTRVAAARMPQFDRLAGRLPYLSAGLIFVIGAIVTLRGLVELGVFG, from the coding sequence ATGCCGGACATTGTCGCCCTGATCCAGGCGGGCGCCGCCAATCCCTGGATCTATCTTCCGGCCGCCGTGCTGCTCGGTGCGCTGCATGCACTCGAGCCCGGACACTCGAAATCGATGATGGCCGCCTTCATCGTCGCCGTGCGCGGCACGCCGGCGCAGGCGGTGCTGCTCGGCGTCAGCGCCGCGGTGGGGCACACCATCGTCGTCTGGGCGCTCGCGATCGTCGGCCTGTGGCTCGGCGACCGCCTGATCCTCGACCGCGCCGAGCCCTGGCTGGTGCTGGTCAGCGGCCTCATGGTCATGGGTCTGGCGTGGCGCGTGCTGAGTCTGGTGCATGGGCATGAGCACGATCACGAACATGCTGACGAGCATGACCACGATCATCCTCATGACCATGCGCATCACCACGACCACCATCATCATCACGGCCACGATCATGCCCATGCCGCCGCGCCGGCGGGCCTGGATCCCCACGCCGCCGCGCACGCCCGCGCGATCGAGACCAGCATACGCGGCCGGCGGGTGACCAATATCGACATCGCGTGGTTCGGCTTCACCGGCGGCCTGCTGCCGTGCCCGGCGGCGATCGCGGTGCTGTTCATCTGCCTGCAGCTGAAGCAGTTCGCGCTCGGCATCGGCATGGTCGCGGCCTTCAGCGTCGGCCTCGCCGTGACGCTGGTCTCGGTCGGTCTCGTCGCCGCCTGGGGCACACGGGTCGCCGCGGCCCGGATGCCGCAGTTTGATCGGCTGGCGGGCCGGCTGCCCTATCTGTCGGCCGGGCTGATCTTCGTGATCGGCGCTATCGTCACCTTGCGCGGCCTCGTCGAACTGGGCGTGTTCGGCTGA